GCAACAACACAACCGTAGGAAGCAAAATCTGCCATAGAAAATTGAGTGATATACATCAGAATTCCAATCCTTATTGACCAAGTTGAAATGCAATTGGAAGGAAACAACCAAAACCCTAAGAATCTACAAATTACATTAATGAAGCATTTTATAACAGTTAAAACCGTCATAAAAAGCAAAAAATAACGAAATCAAAGCTAAAAAAGGCAACAGTTAAAATGGAAACTCCTCAGAAAACCGAAATGAATGAAGTGAAGAGATGAGAGTAATTACCTCAGCTGCAGTGGCGAAAGGGTGACGAATCTTGAGGAGCCAGTTCTTCCTGAGCATGATCTTCAACTGCCTCCACGCAGTTCCTTCTCCCATGGCTGCGAAACCCTAACCTGTGGAGGATAGGGTTCTTAGGGAGAATGCGAAGAAGGGGAACAGAGGAGGAGGAAATTGTAGTCTTCTGCAAGTTCAACTCACGATTTGTCTTGGTGTGAGTGGGTGGAAGATGGTGGCGGTGTAAAACTAACTGAAAAAAGCCAAAGTCTCAAAAGCCAAACGCACCTTCCTATGGACGATTCTTTGATTCCTTTATTTTATTGTAAGAATCTTATCTTGCTTTAACTTATTTATTAGGAGTAGTTTAAGTGTTTCTTAATTTaagaaagaacaagaataaTGTGGTGTATTTACATCTCATTAACAAGTGTACTAACACTTTTTTTCTAGCATTTTTTCATTAATTAGTTAACATTCATCTGGCTTATTGCAGAGTCATTTGACTGCTCGATGACCGAGTAATTCTTACTAAGTTGAGAGAGCGCTATATAACTTAGTGAATACTACATGaattttaactagagagttaGAAAAATGGTATTAAAAGCTTTTATTTTCGAACTTAATCTCTCATTTTTTCCATAAAAAATAAGTGTTGTaatcttcattttcttaaatgaaaatgatgaaatttatttttttaattaaaaaaatcaactttTTAGTGCGTCATTTTATAATATTGCATTTTTCTTTCTTGCTAGGAGAGAACAAATGAATTTTTATTATGGAGAAAGAAGTATAAATGAGAGAAAATCATTTGAAGTATTTTAAAAGATTAGATATTATAGgaaattaagcaataactttaataaaaagttaaaaatgaGCATCTCATGACACATCCTTAGCGACAAAATGAGATGGTGtgagtggttttttttttgggagtGAGAGGTTGTTACTACTTGTCAGTGTTAATACTTGCAAGAGAGAGGACAAACGAATGGATAAGTCTGAGAAATATTTTAGTTCTATTTTCTTTCATTCGGAACATCTGAGGAAAATAATAAATGCGACGTTTAATATGTTGGGTGGGGTCGGGTTTGTCGTCATTGAGGTTTCAGTTGGGACTTGGCGCGCCGATGTTTCGGTGGTTTTAATATGTTTAGATACTTATATATCTTAAAAATGTTGGAAGATTGAGTTATGCatattttcattattttgtCATGTTTCCAATGTAAAGATAGGAATCTTACATTAGATTTGAAAATACTACCCACTTCCTAAATTTTAcagatttttctattttttaattaaataaaatttgaaatactTGATAATAAAAACAACCTACCAAACACATTTATACAATTTACTCAACAAATAAATTATACTATGTAGCATTTCTAAAAATGTgatttcataccttcaaacaaTTTCTCCTATAGAAACCATTTcacagtttcaaaaaaaaaacatttcacaGTTACTCTCATCAccctcattttctatttttatgttcattgcctcttgtattgggttgaagtataCCTCTTGTACTTCCTATTCAATACAATTCTTTGCTTAAAAAAAATACCATTTTGAAGGAAGTTTGGTGTGACTCTCCAAGGTCCAAGTGGAGGGTTGTGGCGTGCCATCCACCATCTAAAATTTGAGGCGTGTCAAATTTGGCTCTCTCTCTTAATAGAAAATTGGCAACTGGGAGTTACATTTGTCACGGCACATTGCAAGAAAAGCATTTTAGCCTTAAAATCATACTAACATGAGAAGTAGATGAAAAGCATTTAGAGTACTTTTCATTTTGGGAGTTGCGTTTGTCAAGACACGGCACATTGCAAGAAAAGCATTTTGGtcataaaaacataaaatgaGAAGTAAATGAGAACAACTTTACGTTTTAATCATATAAATAAATACGGTGTCAGTTgtttaaaagaaagaaagaaaaatgtgaaTTAAATTCTGCAATTCAATCACTCACTTTGTTTGTGAATTTGGAAATCAGATAGTTTTTCAATGTTAGAGGAGAAGTGATTTCTTTTCTCATCCATGTATGTTTGCACAAGTCCACCTCTTATTCTGTACAGAACATTCCGCATAAAACTCAAAATTTGTCTATAACTCTGACTGCATATACATGATAGAGACGTCCACAGCTACACATCTGGGACTCGAAATTTGTTCTATACCTAGATCTACCTCCCTCATCAATGTAAAACCAGTGATACTTTCTTCTCTCTAACATCTGAAACCCTTGTAAttttttgccaaaaaaaaaaccatgggCATTCTCTCAACCTGCTTGAGCTCTTCAAACATTTATACTGTTGTTTGTTTGATACAAGCTCAGCTTTCAGGTGCTTGCCTTTGTTCAATTAGAAATCCAAATGTCCAATCACTCCTCTGGTTGAAACATAGTATAACCTGAACTGGACTCTGTCTTGGTAACCTGCACATCAATCCAAGTGTAACTAAGGATTTTGAATTGAACAATCCAAGTGTAACTAAGGATTTACAACTGTGTGATAAGCAATTCTTATATCAATTGTTATGTGTAACTAAGGATTTTGAATTGAACAATTATAAATTATTGTCTTGTCCCTGCCAGTATTACACTGCCAGAGGGCAGTCTTTCCTCCATAAATCCTTATGATAATTAGAAAAATATTGAGAACTAATCTCCAACAAGTTATAAAAATCTTAAAATAGTTGTGATGTATCTAAGATAGCAACTATCGGGCTGTGCTTCTAAACTTCATCCATACTTTCAGAAACCATGTGATAACTTTAATCTGTGATTGAAGTTCAGAAAAATGTGATATAAGTTCATAAGCAAGCAATGTTTCTCTCGAAATTGCATTCACCATAAATGATTATTTTACATCGATAGCCTAGCTGAAAAGTGTTCAGGAATTCAGAAATATAAAGTATTCAATGAAATAAAGTATTCAATGAAAAGTACTTTATTTTCATTGAAAACTCAGAAGCTTTACTTATCATTAAAACTTCCCATTCTTTAATCTTGACAAGTTTCACCTTACTTTATTTATACCAAGCTTCCATTCTAATTGAAGGAAATTTTCAAACGAATATTAGTAAGAATAATTGATAATATGGATCATTACTGCTAATCTGCTATAATCACTGAATATATCATTACtgttaattaaaattttcatgtAATCTCAATCCTCTTAAAGAAAGTAAAATAGTTTAGTCAAAATATACCAACCTCAGCTGTGCGAGAAAGTCCAGCAGGAAGTACAGGAACAAGAGATGTCCAGAGAACAGGATCTACCAATGGATCAACAATATTGTATGCTGTCAAAAGCGGCGCAGACAAGAATGGTCCCAATGGATAAACAGTTCTTTGAAGAGACAATGCCCCACTTATTCCCATTGCAATGTCAAGTTGATCATTGCCGCCATCATGATTTGATGGTTTCACAATTGCCTTTCCATGATCCAACTCATTGACTATATTTTTGTTTTCGTTCTCATCATTATCAGCACTATTTTCCTGTCTCTTTGACGCTTTCTCTTGCAAGCTCTTGTAAGCAGCAGATCGGGACAATATACTTAAGGCCGAGACTGAAGAACTTTTATGCTTTTTGTCATTGTGGGACATTCCTAGCTCTGGCATCTGGTATGGTTCTGTGGGTTGGACTTTCTGTTCCAGTGTTTTAAGTTCGCTGCAAACATCTCCAGCAAAACCATGTTTCTTGTCTTCTGATAGTCTTGACCCAGCGTCAGCTTGTCGACTCTTGTTAGATCCCCACCATTTGAGGTAACTGGTTAAATCAATCTTTCTTTCTAGGCAGAAACCACTTACATATTTACTTTCTGCTGCTGAATCATCCCCTGGACCTTTGATATTGTATAACAGTGAGAAGGTGGTGACTTTCAAATAAAACAGATGGAACTAATTGAATAATATTactttttttattgtttcaatAGCCAAAGGTATACATACAAGTGAATGTGAATTGCACTACTCTGCTCTTGAACTGAAAATTTGATTAGAACGTACCATAATGTATACTACTGAAGTAATCTGACCCCGCCAGACGGCCATATGATGTCTCCCATCGACTAATATTTGGTACCATGACATGCAAAATGAAATGCATAGTTTAAGTTAGCAATCAAATCCATGTCAAAATCTACATATAGGATGACAGCTATACAGCAGATCATAAAGAACGGTAGCAAAGCAGAGAAAGACAAAGTCAGCCGGTCAATTAGGAACTAGCtcctcacacacacacacacacaggcTCAGAGCTGTGAATATAGATTAAAGGAAAAGTTATTCAGCAGACAACAATTTCCTAGATTCACACCTGGAGAGTCCTCGATATTTTGATAGCCCTCTCGAAAAACCACTGCTCTTCCTGCAGAATGCATCACTTGTAAGCAGCAGTATGGTTCCcagttaaaaaattattttttagtcTTACATACCGCCGTAAAGACGCAAGGTATTCTTCTCTGGAAACATTCTGCATTTCTTCAAGATCTCTTGTATAATCAGTCACCTGCCAGACATAGATCATAGACCAAACTTACTACAACAATTACTATGTTTACCAGAAGAAAATAGCTAACACCTTTTTTCTATCAAAGGTGGCACTGGATTTATAACGTCAAGTGTCAAAACTAGTTACAAACAAAACAATTCAACCTTAAGCAACTGATATCTTAGGCAAACATATCATAGATACTAATAAGTAGCTGGGTAATCGTCAAATTCGATCCATTTCCACACCATCTTAGATGAAAACTGTAAAGCAGGAAAAGAGTAGACACCATTTTCATCTACCAATAGAAAACAGAAAACTAAACAGCCTTTCTCAACTAACGCAACCTTCAAAAATCAATGCGACCAAGCAAACAATCTATCTTACTGGGAAGTTAATGAGAGTCCCAGGACCCCAATATTTCAGAGCAGCAAGATCATACGCTCTAGCCGCCGCTTCCTCATCATCATACGCCCCTATCCAAAAATCCATCAGCATCAAGAATCATCACATCAATAACAAAAAGCAAAaggccaaaaaaaaaacaaccaaaaCATATTGCTAACTCACCCAAGTAAACTGCCACCACCACAAACGGATTTTCGCCCAACCAATTCATGCACAGCACAGCACAAAAACGAAACATGTAAGTAATTTCAGGATCACACAAAAAAACGTGAATAGTCAAATTAGTCATTGTAAGCAATTTTGACTTTAGTCCTTCGACGAAAAAACAATGTTTAGCAACGGTCAAAAACAGCCGGTACTTATAAAAAtgactaaacgtcatttttccgCCGAGCAACTAAAATTAAACTCGCTAACAAAATCAggactaatttgatcattaaccCAAAAAATATTGAAGTGTTCATTTTCAATAGTACAACTTGAGAAACCGAACCTTGCTTTCCTTTCTTATTCTGATTCTGGTTCCATGTACTTTTATCCCAAAGATGCGCTTCATAGCGACCAGTCCATCTATGCCTAATACACAATTCACGAAATTCAGCTGCAAttgccaaaaataaaaataaaaatcaaagctGAATTGAGTTTTGTAGCTACCTGGTGACACCGCGGTAGATGGAGCTGCGTTTACCGGCGGCACAAGGAGGCATTTTACTGATTCTCTCTTTGGCGGTGCAACCTCTTTCCTTCTTCGCTTTCTTCAATCCTCTGTAGAGTAATAACTGGTCGTTCGCCGCCGCGACGGCTTCTGAAGTCTCCGCCGACTTGCCTGgatcggaagaagatgaagccaTGGTGGAatgaaaccctaaaccctaggagagagagagagagagagtgatgaGTTTCGTGATTGATTTCACTcacagtgtgtgtgtgtgtgtgtgtgtgtgtgtgttttgatcaCAGTGGAGTGGGAGAGTGAAGAGGATGAAGGAGAGGTTGTGAGGTGGAGTTACGGAAATGTCCTTGGATTGGTTTGAAATGACGGGTGGGTGAATTGGTCTTATGGGGTCCTCAACGGCTAGGACCATGTGAGGGGTAACAGTGTCATTTTTATTAGTAGGAATACAATCGTGCATGTTCGGTGCCACTTGTTGTCTATTGTTGTTTCCACGGTGCTACACAACACAACCGGCTAAAACCTGCCCACCACCTCTgagaattattttaaatttgggcaaaaaattacaaaattttGCTAACATAaatgaaaatgaatttttttttagtaaatgAAACTAAAAACAAGAAATTAACAAATTAAACACGAACAACACAATAATGTCGGTCCGATGCAAAAAACGGATTCAACTGAGCTAGGACAATAACCAATTTTGGAGACCAGTTTGAGAGCATAAACCCAAGGAAGCAAGTCTATTAGCATACATATTAGTTTCACGCAGGACATGACGGAAGCTAACACGTCACATACGGGTAAAAAGCCAACAATCACCATCAGCAAAACTCTTAAATGCAACATCAAAATGGTAGAATTCAACATTCAGATTACATCAAACGAGTCACTCTTATGAATAACATGTCGAAAGCCTAActaataaatgaaaaaagaacTTATTTAATGTTTATGAGAGAATTCGAATTatgtatattaattttttttattttgaaagttGATCAATtcattaagaaagaaaaaactggTATGGAAGTCGTGACATTAGAAGTTGTAAGAAAAGAACGATCCTTGGGGAAGTCTCTTCCTTGAAATCTAAGTTTATGGGTGATCTGGGTTGAAATCTAAGCTTCTAGGTTTAAGCTTCGGCTGGTTAAAAAAAAAGCTTAGAGTATATTGAATTGGAGTAAATATTTGAGATTGATGACAAGTTTTGTTCTTTTGAGTTTACATGAATGTCATAATGGggttttttcaaattttgaaaaaagaaagagtTGGTTTTGTTAAGTTGTACATTGACTTGTCGTTTAAGTAAATATGTTATTTGATGGGTTTTCTTTGAAGTCTACAttgatttttcattttgtttagtGAAAAAGTAAGAATTGATACAATTATGGATTTTAATGTTGTTTATGAttgggatgaagaagatgacgtaaagatgaagaaaatgaagaagagaaaaaattgatttatgaTTAACTCGATGACATTGGTGTTATCGTTATCTGGTTTGCAAATTGTTAGTCAATTTAAGTTTTGTTATTCAAATGTTACTTATTTATTGTTTCTTTTACTCTACATATACTTTAAGTCGCCGGTCATAAATTTTTGTCTCTTAGTGTCTTAGAGATGGTACCAAAGAAGTAtccttaaatattaataaaaaattataattaccaCCTAGGATATGCGATCACACATGACAATGTGGCTGGAGCTCAAGCTCCGACGGGGACTAAAAGTGAGTTGTTTCCTAAAATAAGTCTGGTATCAACCAATTGAAATTAAGAAAAGTAAAGTGGATCATATAAAACTTGGAGAGCAAAGGCTTAACAAGCTTTCTGTTCTTTTTGGACAGTGGTAATCTCAAGCACAATTCCATGAAGAAGATTTTCTCCCTCTCCCCCTTTCAAGACCTTCCCCCaaagtaattaaaaaataacatgcaaacttaacaaaaaaaatttaatgatCATAAAACAtgtagagaaaaaaatattattctttAAGACCTAAACACTACTCCCTCtgtcccctattataagtcacttttacctaattctctaggattaagaaaagtgGTTAGAATTAGTTAGTAACAATAAATTTATATCTTTTTCCTAAATTACCCTCATTTAAAAGTATATTAATTCAATTAATTTCATATACTTCTCTCTCCATATTAATGTTCCACTATCTTAAAAACCTCCTTCtaccaataaaaaatatagTTTGAAAGTTTTTTGGAGTAGATATAAATGAAAGTGGTCTTGAAACtaaagaaaaatattggaaAGTATGAAAGTTCTTTAAATGCTATAAGGGTAAACATggagaaaaaatattaatgttgcatagatattgtaaagtgacttatatttcgggacaaaaaaaaattcacaaagagtgacttataataggagacggagggagtaatatgaTAGCTGTAATTTATCTTAACTATTAAATGAAGAAAATTTGCAATACTTTTTATGTTCTCAATGTACACCCTCCgatcacatatataagcaaaaaaacattttatgttcattcatttaatgaatgtatctaatcattaataatatctagatacattcattaaatgaatgaaccaaaaatgcctttttttgcttatatatgtgaccggggggtgtattgaataattttttatttaagtttGGATTACATTattgagaaaattatttatgaaaatacCTTACAAAATGCCTAGCCCTTGTTTTGGCAGGTTGCAATACTTGAAGTTTCAGATTGTAAACCATGCCAAATTGTTgtatttgtaaacttttggagtTATTGAAAAAACCAAACTTGCGTGACACCAAGAACTGGTTGATCAGAAATTTCAGGGATTGATTCagttttattattattgtgtTGGGGAATAATTTTGATCACTTTAGGGGAACCAGTTGAGGAATCCTAAATCTTGAAGATGCCATATGATTATTGCATGCGAAGCTTTGGTTAAAGGTTTGATGGTAACGGTCATTTGTtaaaaaattccagaactgtCGAGGTAACTTTATTTTTTGCATGTGCTATGTTCCAACTTATGAGCAAGTGTTTTATAGACCTTTTGGCTAAAAGGAGTAAAAGTCTTCAATGATTTCAATTAAACCCAAGGTGAATTTACGTTGAAACTAATGTGACAAAGTAAAGCTTATTCGATTCATGTTAAATTCAATGGGGTAAATTTTAATTTCTCTATTAATATCTTGAGATATATACGTGAAATCAATTTCATCcaatgataaaaaaatattaaaaagagtGCCTAAAAGTGTCGTTATTCCTCATCCACATCATATCAACACAACAGTAACAACAATGATGGCATGACCTGGTTAGTTTTATCACATTCTTTACTGCACACCACAATCCACAATCCGGGTCACATTTTACAATACAAACTAATATCAGCCTCTCTATTCGTGTATAGTATAacagtaacaactaacaacaACCCTATACAccatttttttgtcttttttctcGTTACATGATATatcacatttattatttttcatttttttctttctatctttaAGTTTCTACAGCAACAAAAAAAGTGGTACACGAATCTTTATTGAGCTAATATCTACACATGAAGGAAGATTACTTACATAATTGCAGGTCTAACATGAAAAATAATCTTATACAGGCACGAAATCTCAGACGCATAACTCCCACAGCAGCTTGGAACACCATGTTCAAACTAAGCAGAAATGCTATTCCATGACGATGGTCAGCTAAGAACAGGAGATTCACATGGTTGGCTAGCAGAAACTTGATCCTTGGATTTTCTTTTCAAGGATTCTGCACAAGTTCATGACCAGGATAAATGTCTAATTCTAAATACCACGACAATGTCCACAAAGTATGCTATTAGTTGCCAATACGACAGATAACAACAGGGCTTTCATAAAAAACGATAAGGGAGAAATTAAGGTCTGGTTTTGATGTGATCTTAAAAACAACAGGGCTTTCATAAAAAACGATAAGGGAGAAATTAAGGTCTGGTTTTGATGTGATCTTAAAATCTAGCCAATATCAATGATCAACCCAAAAATATTCATTTGGCTCCCAAAGGATTGGTTCTACAATAACTAAAATGTGTAGAGTTTCCAATCTCTGTTGCAATTGAAGATTTTAGAGAACTTATTAGCATTCTAGTGGCATTGGTATATCTGAACTAGAAATCTTGGCTAATGTTAGTTGTAGACCTGAATCTGTGGAGGGAAGGGAAAAAAGTTGAATAGTTGCTCATGGGCCTATGATTCTGAGATGGTATTCCAGAAGAGCTAAGGCTCTAGGCCAGCATGCTGCAAGGACTGTGTGCATTGAATAACATACTTATTATTTCCATATTTCTGCAGAGTCTCTAACAAGTAGGCGGCTGCACACAAGCTCGCATCCCCACCCCCCAAAAATAAAATCCAGGTATGTGCCATCAGAGGTTGGTTGAATAATATTGACCAATTTAAACGAGCAAAGTGCATTAAAAGAATGAAAGCACATGcaattgaacaagagagaagaCAATTCTCAATACAACATGAATATCCATACCAAGTCTTTCTTTTATGACGGCAGCATTTTCAGCCCCACAGCATTTTTGCGAAAAGGAGGATATATCATGGTACATTTCATTTGATGGATGAATTCCTGCATCTTCCATCCACTGCAGTACCTGCCTcaattttcttgatttttcagATATGGTTTGTTACAATATGAAATACTTGAAAAATAAACTCATCTAATATGATcatgaaaaacacaaatttcCATAGGACTAGTAAAAGTGGCAATGGTGACACATCAGCTCAAGagataaaccctaaaccctaaaccctaaaccctctAATAGAAGAATTCTTACATATTTAGGAGCCTTATTATGTTATTAGTGTTAATTGGCTGGGCTTATACTAGTTGTCCTACAATAGTTTTTTCACCTAGATAATGACAATAACTAGGAATCTTAGCCCTATTATATAAACATCTCATTATCAATGAAACATACACTTCTTTCTCTGTTCCGACTTTCCCATAAATTCCTTATAATTTCAACAAATACTTGATGAGTTAAAACTCTAATATTTGTTCCAGTTACTTAGTTATGAACCTCTCTTTATAAACCTAAAAATCTATTGTTACCGAGTTGGCATCATACATAAAATGCACCTCACCAAAGTCCTGAGCATAGAATCTGTAAGCATTAATCTTTAAGCCggtgagtgagagtgagagagaacgaCCCGATACTCTTCAGAACCAATTCTTCCAAATGCTTAAATTGTTAAGTAAAAACACAAACTGTTTTTCTCTTTCTAGCACATACCCTCACAAGAGCCTTTTGGGATTTAAGCAGAACAACGTACAGAACAATCTAGCGCTAAAATTCAACTTTTGTATTAGAAGAATGGGGTCTAGAAAGGCTTGAACTTGGTACCCCTTGGCCAAAGAGGTTTGATAACGTGTCAAGAATCAACTCTTCCAAAAGTTTAAGCTGTTAAATCAATACTTAGATGCGTTTATGTTATATTTCTGAATCTTACCTCTAAATATTTCCTCCAATTTCCAGAGGACAAAACATTCTTCAGTAAAATAGAATAAGTATTGAAGTTAACATCAGCCCCCGATGCCAACATTTTCAAGAATAACTGCACAGTGCACACATAAAAATTAAGATAATAAGAAAGCAGGGTAATGCAAGAGAGATATCATGATAGTGGAGAATCATGTTTAATGAGTTAGGTAACATTAACTTTTCATAAATATCAGAGACAATAATTAGGGTACCTTCAACATAGTTTCAATCCTTCCGCTCTTTCCTAAAGAATGCAGGAGCAGATTCAAACATCCAGATGAAATTACCGGAAGCGAGGGCTCTATGTACTTGATCATATCAAAAGCTGTCTTCCAATCTTGTAATCTTGCAGCAAAAGACAAATTCAATAGACAGGAATATAACAACAAAATACAGTAACTGTA
This is a stretch of genomic DNA from Lotus japonicus ecotype B-129 chromosome 1, LjGifu_v1.2. It encodes these proteins:
- the LOC130730161 gene encoding AP2-like ethylene-responsive transcription factor At2g41710 isoform X1 produces the protein MASSSSDPGKSAETSEAVAAANDQLLLYRGLKKAKKERGCTAKERISKMPPCAAGKRSSIYRGVTRHRWTGRYEAHLWDKSTWNQNQNKKGKQVYLGAYDDEEAAARAYDLAALKYWGPGTLINFPVTDYTRDLEEMQNVSREEYLASLRRKSSGFSRGLSKYRGLSSRWETSYGRLAGSDYFSSIHYGPGDDSAAESKYVSGFCLERKIDLTSYLKWWGSNKSRQADAGSRLSEDKKHGFAGDVCSELKTLEQKVQPTEPYQMPELGMSHNDKKHKSSSVSALSILSRSAAYKSLQEKASKRQENSADNDENENKNIVNELDHGKAIVKPSNHDGGNDQLDIAMGISGALSLQRTVYPLGPFLSAPLLTAYNIVDPLVDPVLWTSLVPVLPAGLSRTAEVTKTESSSGYTMFQPEE
- the LOC130730161 gene encoding AP2-like ethylene-responsive transcription factor At2g41710 isoform X2; the protein is MASSSSDPGKSAETSEAVAAANDQLLLYRGLKKAKKERGCTAKERISKMPPCAAGKRSSIYRGVTRHRWTGRYEAHLWDKSTWNQNQNKKGKQVYLGAYDDEEAAARAYDLAALKYWGPGTLINFPVTDYTRDLEEMQNVSREEYLASLRRKSSGFSRGLSKYRGLSSRWETSYGRLAGSDYFSSIHYGDDSAAESKYVSGFCLERKIDLTSYLKWWGSNKSRQADAGSRLSEDKKHGFAGDVCSELKTLEQKVQPTEPYQMPELGMSHNDKKHKSSSVSALSILSRSAAYKSLQEKASKRQENSADNDENENKNIVNELDHGKAIVKPSNHDGGNDQLDIAMGISGALSLQRTVYPLGPFLSAPLLTAYNIVDPLVDPVLWTSLVPVLPAGLSRTAEVTKTESSSGYTMFQPEE